A single Melopsittacus undulatus isolate bMelUnd1 chromosome 11, bMelUnd1.mat.Z, whole genome shotgun sequence DNA region contains:
- the SWI5 gene encoding DNA repair protein SWI5 homolog, with amino-acid sequence MSAPRPGHVSRGGERRRRPPGSAPARPELRPERPHRSSAMGAGARSSPGCVRHRVRYPRCAVPGPAAGDAPRPCGDSVALGKRRERWDYNSRRAPRQREDYNSQHAPRRQREDYRSQHAPRRQRNYESQNALRYPVRRQAAAVAELVSPRAGRSPAPPPRAPLRRASGGGGRSGAAGFKSPIPSPRPCQPNRDNNESLQYEIEELKQKDLALDQEIAQLLSEGYSLEELEKHISLLHEYNDIKDAGQMLLGKLAVIRGVTTKQLYPEYDLELSD; translated from the exons ATGTCCGCCCCGCGCCCGGGCCACGTCAGCCgcggcggggagcggcggaggCGGCCGCCAGGCTccgccccggcccggcccgagCTGCGGCCGGAGCGGCCTCACCGGAGCTCGGCCATGGGGGCCGGAGCGCGGAGCTCCCCGGGGTGCGTGCGGCACCGTGTCCGGTACCCGCGGTGTGCGGTgcccggccccgctgccggTGACGCTCCGCGTCCCTGCGGTGACTCAGTTGCCCTGGGCAAGCGCCGG GAACGGTGGGACTACAATTCCCGGCGTGCTCCGCGGCAGCGGGaggactacaactcccagcatGCCCCACGGCGGCAGCGGGAGGACTACAGGTCCCAGCATGCCCCACGGCGGCAGCGGAACTACGAGTCCCAGAATGCCCTGCGGTACCCGGTGCGGCGGCAGGCAGCAGCCGTGGCCGAGCTGGTTTCACCGAGAGCAGGCCGcagcccggccccgccgccgcggGCCCCGCTCAGGAG GGCCTCCGGTGGCGGCGGGCGGAGCGGCGCTGCCGGCTTCAAGTCACCG ATCCCATCTCCAAGGCCCTGCCAACCTAACAGAGATAACAACGAATCCCTCCAGTATGAAATCGAAGAGCTGAAGCAGAAGGACCTTGCTCTGGACCAGGAAATTGCACAATTATTATCCGA AGGCTACAGCCTGGAGGAACTGGAGAAGCACATCTCTCTGCTCCATGAGTATAACGATATTAAAGATGCTGGGCAGATGCTGCTGGGCAAACTGG CTGTTATCCGAGGGGTTACTACAAAGCAGCTGTACCCTGAGTATGATCTGGAGCTTAGTGACTAG